The DNA region TGGCGGCGCTGACGTCCGAGCCGTTGACTGCGACCGAGATAGCAGAGCGTGCAGGCATTCCCGGCCGGGTGCGCGCGATGTACGCCGTCCACGCGCTGGAGCGCCTCGAGGCTAAGGGTCTGGCGTTCAGCGTAATCCGCCGAACGCGGACGCGGTGGCGCTCCGCGGCGGGAAGAGCAACCCCCTTATCGCAACTGCCCCTCTCCTGATAGCTCAGCGCCAAACCTCTCCTGGGCATACGCTTCCAAGTCGAAATCGTCCTCAACGGTTTGATACATGAATCGTTCGGCCATCTCGGTCAGCACGATGTCCGGCTTCACACGATCAACCAATCCGTAATCAATGGACGTCGACCATACGAAATGAACCTCTCGGAACGTCTCAGCCAACAGGATCGTCAGCATGATCGGCGCCCAGTGGCTGAAGCTGTCGCCGAACAGAAGGAGCCGTCTTTTATCATCGACTCTGTTATTGCGGTAAATGACATGGGCCCCAATGTGCAACGTTGAGCCCAGACCTAAGTGCTCGCGTGACTTCACAATTGGACTGGCATAGGCACGAACTGCATCGCGCTGAGGCTGCACGATGATTTGATCTTCTGTCATTGGAGGATCGCACCTGCCGCCGAGATCGCCTGCAAATTCAGGGATGTGCTGCTTTCGCCGCTCTTCGAAATCCCGGACAGGTCGCGCTCCGAGTGCCTTGCATACTCTTTCGTAGGCGAACTGACGCCCCTTGAACGACCAGTGGCTGTCTACCTTAAAATAAAGCTGTGCCCGGTCCTCGGCCGCACTCATCGGCCCAAACAGGTCAATGCAAATCGATCGCCAGCTTCTTTGGCGGCGGACATGTTGAAAGTATGCTAATTTACCCCTGTCCCCAGCAAGCCAGAACGGATCTTCTTCATAGAAGCGACGCGCCGGTGCAAGTTGTACATCGACATTGATATCGCGCATCATATCCGAAAGTATGCTGACCTTCTCTGGCGCAATCATGTGCTTGTACACGATGCCTTAGCTTGAAGTTTTTCTTTGCGGCCAAGGATGATTTGCCGCCATTTTATGAGTGTGTAATCATTTCTATCATTGTTTTTGTACTGCTCAAGCACATTGTTGCTTCCAGCAATGACGAACAAAAATCCATTATGGCCGAGATGGAGATCGCTAGGGACTTTATGTTTATTCATGGCAAATAGATCATCCGCCCGCGCAAGCGGCCCATTTAGACAAAGGGTCGTCGCCTCTCGCAAGCACCGACCTACGGTGAGGCGCAATGCCGATAGGCAGACCAATGATCTAAAGTTTAATGAAATCAGGGCCTCGTCAACCAGAGGGCGATGCTGTTCGCATAAGGGCTGCAGAGGCGTCAAAACGGCAAGCAGCGCATGTGTCGCGGCGGCAACTCCCGCTTCCGCACGATCCGAGCTCGGTCCCTTAGGGTTACCTCGTTCGTCGGCCAATCGAGGCCGGCAGCCTCGAACGTAGCGATTGCCACGGACAGCGGGTAGATGGTCGCGAGTTGCAGCTCGAGCTTGTTGCCGATCCGATCCCACATCTCCACCGTGTAGGGGTCACCCGGCTGCACCGGCGGGATCTTCCTGGCGGGCGGCGGCAGCGTGGTCGCGGCGAGGCAGAGGCGCTCGTATTTCCGCGCGGGCGGCGCCCCGGGCGAGCGCTGGTAGCGGCACGAGGCCGTCAGGTGCCGGAGCAGGTCGAGCGTCGAGATGTCGGCCCCGTCGCGACCGATCAGGCTGGCGACGGTGTACCGACCCGACCGCTTGCAGGTGGCGCAGTCGACGTACACCCGACCGGGATCCGCATCCCCCAGGCGCCCCATTCTGGTTGCTCTCCGCTCGCGAACGGAGAGGGAACAAGCCAGAGCCAGACTCGCATAGCAATGCCTGGCGTGAGCCTTCCCTGATGACAGTGTGGCGGGATGTGGAAGCCTCCATGAAAATCCAACCACGACAATAGCTTATGGTGCCGAGACCCGGCGCCAAGGCGTGAACCGTCGCTGACGGATTTGCGCATGAGCACCGTCTTCGTCGGCACGACACGCATCAACGTGACGTTGTGGCAACACAACTGATCACGTTTTCGTGTATCGACGTGAGTGGAACAACTTAGGAGCGAAGCATGGACCGCTCACGAGGCCCATCACCGAATCGGAATCTGACTTGGCAGCATCTGCAGCCGCGGGAGCAACGCTGGAACGCTCTCGGGCAGCGCCCAGTCATTGCTTGGCTCACAGGCCTTTCAGGGGCAGGCAAGTCAACGATCGCAAACGTTGTGGATCAAGCTCTAACAGCCTCTGGTCGCGCAACAATGGTGTTAGACGGTGACAACCTGCGACATGGACTGAATAGTGACTTAGGCTTTACGGACCGCGACAGAGCTGAAAACGTTCGACGTGTGGCTGAGACAGCAAAATTGGTAGCTGAAGCCGGTTTAATAATAATTGTTTCACTCATATCTCCGTTTTCTGCAGAACGCAAAGCTGCGCGGGCTATTGCTGGCGACGTCGTTTTCCTTGAAGTGTTCGTAGATACACCGCTAACAATCTGTGAAGGCCGAGACCCAAAGGGCTTATATACTCGCGCCCGAGCGGGCATGATCCCGAACTTCACTGGCATCTCAGCGCCCTACGAAGCCCCGATGAAACCTGATGTGACACTCGCAACAGCAGGTCAATCCATCGGTGATACAGCGCAGCCGTTGATCGATATGCTTCTGCAACTTAGCACAGCAGGACACCATTACCTGCCTAATCGACATTCGTCTCAGAGATTTGATGCAATGTGCGACAATGGATTATGACACAGAAGGTCATAATTCATGTTGGCCCACATAAAACTGGGACTACATCAATCCAAAATATGCTCTATGCGCATTCTTTGGGTGATGGCGAGAATTTTGTTTATCCCTTCACTTGCCCCGATCAGACAGGGCAGCACGATTTCGCTCGAACGGCGTCAGACCCCGAAAATCCTACTTTCATCGAGATGCTGACGTGCCTTTCGAGGCTTGAGAAGACGTTTGTTCTCTCAAGTGAAGAGCTTAGCTTCCTTCCGGTCGACTCGTTGCAGAAAATTCGAGAAGCTCTTCCGTCTGCCGAATTTACGATTGTTTATTATCAACGAAACATATTATCTATTCTCCATTCATGGTGGCAAGAATTAGTCAAACATGGCGGCGTCGAAGATTTTCATAAATATGTTCTAAGTGTGATTTCGATGCCAGGGAGGCTACATCTGCTGGTCCCGGATTTATTATTAAGCAACTGGGCGTCTGTTTTTGGAAGAGACTCGATTAAAATTTTTTTATACGACCGAATTTCTGACGTAGCAAAGCAATTCGCTTTCGATTTACTTGGTTTGATCATTTCTTCCAGCAAGCGAACAGAGTTCAACAAATCTTTTGATTACATTGACTGTGAGATGATCCGTCTGTGGAATGTGTGTGGCTTCATCGGAGTGGATGCGATCCAGTCGCAAAAATACGGATTAATGCGCGATCTAGTTGCCGCGAGGGCTAAAGAATGCACGGAAAGCCTGGCCCTGAACTTTGATATCGAGGAATTTTCTAACATAGAGAACACTTTGATTTCCCGTTGGGGAGATCGCATCGAAGGTTTCACTGGCAGCAGGCTGTTTACGCTGCGGGAGAAAACGTACACGTACATCAGTTCGGATTTTTGGACAGATAATCCTGACCTTGTTGCCGCCATGTGCGTCTTTGCGAAAGGCACAGCTGGCCGAGCATACAGAAGTTCGGCAACAGTCACGGCCTCGGATGCATCTAGATCATGCGAGACGAATATGGACGCCTGGGGTCAGATGGAAATTATACTCGGTGCGGCGCGCCAAAGAGAGCAGCTACTCAGATGTCAATTGGCCAAAGAAGCTGAGCGGTCTCAAGCGCTAGAAATAGTTATATCTACGCTTGTTGCCAGCATGAATTGGCGTGGACTTG from Methylobacterium sp. NMS14P includes:
- the cysC gene encoding adenylyl-sulfate kinase, giving the protein MDRSRGPSPNRNLTWQHLQPREQRWNALGQRPVIAWLTGLSGAGKSTIANVVDQALTASGRATMVLDGDNLRHGLNSDLGFTDRDRAENVRRVAETAKLVAEAGLIIIVSLISPFSAERKAARAIAGDVVFLEVFVDTPLTICEGRDPKGLYTRARAGMIPNFTGISAPYEAPMKPDVTLATAGQSIGDTAQPLIDMLLQLSTAGHHYLPNRHSSQRFDAMCDNGL